A single window of Candidatus Limnocylindrales bacterium DNA harbors:
- a CDS encoding 3-hydroxybutyryl-CoA dehydrogenase, whose product MQIKHVGVVGCGLMGSGIAQVCAQAGYPVTVREISQDLLDKGLQSIHKFLSTGVERKKLTEEQKNQILSRIKGTTRLEDLGNCDLIIEAVVEDIHIKKEVFGALDKICPFETILASNTSSLTIIEMAAATRRPDRVVGLHFFNPAPLMKLVEVVRTIATKEEVFQTAFEFVKSLGKEPVAAKDNSGFIVNFLLIPYLLGAIRALENGLASKEDIDKAMKLGCGYPMGPFELLDFVGLDTTYKVANIFFEEYRDRLYAPPPLLKKMVLAGYLGRKSGKGFYDYPK is encoded by the coding sequence ATGCAAATTAAACATGTTGGGGTCGTTGGATGTGGATTGATGGGTTCGGGTATTGCCCAGGTTTGTGCACAAGCCGGATATCCGGTTACCGTAAGGGAGATTTCCCAAGATTTGCTGGATAAAGGACTTCAAAGTATCCATAAGTTTTTGTCAACCGGCGTTGAAAGAAAGAAGTTGACCGAAGAACAGAAAAATCAGATCCTGAGCCGAATTAAGGGAACAACTCGACTGGAGGATTTGGGGAATTGTGATTTGATCATTGAAGCCGTGGTAGAAGATATTCATATAAAAAAGGAAGTGTTTGGTGCACTGGACAAGATTTGTCCTTTTGAAACCATTCTGGCCAGTAATACCTCCTCCCTGACGATTATTGAGATGGCTGCGGCTACCCGTCGCCCAGATCGGGTTGTAGGCTTGCATTTTTTCAATCCGGCTCCCTTGATGAAATTGGTCGAGGTGGTACGAACCATCGCTACAAAGGAGGAAGTCTTTCAGACAGCCTTTGAGTTTGTAAAGTCCCTGGGGAAAGAGCCTGTAGCGGCTAAGGATAACTCTGGATTTATCGTTAATTTTCTACTGATTCCTTATCTGCTGGGAGCTATTCGGGCTCTCGAAAACGGATTGGCTTCTAAAGAGGACATCGATAAGGCCATGAAGCTGGGCTGCGGATACCCCATGGGGCCCTTTGAACTCCTGGATTTTGTAGGATTAGATACCACTTACAAAGTGGCCAATATTTTCTTTGAAGAATATCGAGATCGTCTTTATGCTCCACCCCCCCTGTTGAAAAAAATGGTTCTGGCCGGTTATCTGGGACGAAAATCCGGGAAAGGATTTTATGATTATCCCAAGTAA
- a CDS encoding DUF2298 domain-containing protein has translation MNSEFLSLFIWYLILQILAWSTFPISYRLFPSFPDRGYALAKIQGLLFCAYISWLLTSLHLLPYQTTTAWLSVAFILVLGVGFGLVQPHRKDLIKFLQRNLKLLLLLEVIFLSAYSVFAFIRSYNPDITGAEKEPDFTFLNAILQSKTLPPLDTWFAGESLNYYYFGYFIWAQVIKLSRIPSSIGFNLAIATIPALSLVGAFSLGFKLTGRFRYGFLTGFLLCLAGNLDALIQWLERGRLFPFDWWRSSRIIPDTINEFPFFSFLLGDLHAHFMSIPLALLFLSLLYEVTWKEKEKGRKGENRNREGEEPFPSSFLSLFHPRVLPRSLFPLLPFCLSLGATPFLNTWDFPTYLLLTLLCLFLGNLRKAETSGPHFQKPKLSAYAGWTFFTFLVLLAGSYILYLPFHLSFKSQVPLSSLRMVSSSQRTGVAYYLIIYGFFLFILVTFAFCKFTHILGSFTQDVQRTLWGGLLLSFPILYLVFNTWVIPLTLPLTLLFLVLTLQEREASSQFIYGLIFVATAILIGCELIYIKDFYAHPLERQNTIFKFYYQIWIFLSIGVPYLLYEIDTQGFLKEKVRIYWDYVFMFLLVALVIYPVAATYEKCNRFKDSKHGGLPYLPTLDGTLYIQFRYPQEYRAIKWLKENLSGQPVILEATGKPYSFYGRVSTNTGFPTVLGWGNHEALWRDQTWKSIMERTQDIQTIYTAPDKSTVQDLLKKYHIQYIYVGSLERQTYSPVGLEGFNTTFEPVYHQGEVIIYKVPDTSS, from the coding sequence ATGAATTCTGAATTTTTATCCCTGTTTATTTGGTATCTTATCCTCCAGATTCTGGCATGGAGTACTTTTCCCATTTCTTATCGCCTTTTTCCCAGTTTTCCAGACCGGGGTTATGCCCTGGCTAAAATCCAGGGACTGTTATTCTGTGCTTATATAAGCTGGCTTCTCACCAGCCTGCATCTGCTCCCTTATCAGACTACAACGGCCTGGTTGTCAGTAGCCTTTATTCTCGTTTTAGGAGTGGGTTTCGGACTCGTCCAACCCCATCGTAAGGATCTGATCAAGTTCCTTCAACGAAACCTTAAACTGCTGCTCCTCCTGGAAGTTATCTTCTTATCGGCCTATTCGGTCTTTGCCTTTATCCGATCCTATAATCCAGATATTACAGGAGCGGAAAAGGAGCCGGATTTCACCTTCCTCAACGCTATTTTACAAAGTAAAACCCTTCCCCCCCTGGATACCTGGTTTGCCGGAGAATCTCTTAACTATTATTATTTTGGCTATTTTATCTGGGCTCAAGTCATTAAATTATCCAGGATTCCCTCTTCCATCGGATTTAATTTAGCCATAGCCACTATACCGGCTTTATCCCTCGTGGGCGCATTTAGTCTGGGTTTTAAGCTAACAGGGCGATTTCGTTATGGTTTTTTGACCGGGTTTTTATTGTGCCTGGCAGGTAATCTCGATGCCCTTATCCAGTGGCTGGAGAGAGGAAGACTGTTTCCCTTTGACTGGTGGAGAAGCTCCCGGATTATTCCAGATACTATCAACGAGTTCCCCTTCTTCAGCTTCTTACTGGGAGATCTTCATGCCCATTTTATGTCGATCCCCCTTGCCTTGTTATTTCTTTCCCTGTTGTATGAGGTGACCTGGAAGGAAAAGGAGAAAGGGAGAAAGGGCGAAAACAGGAACAGAGAAGGGGAAGAGCCGTTCCCTTCCTCCTTCCTTTCCCTCTTTCACCCTCGCGTTCTTCCACGCTCCCTTTTTCCCCTTCTCCCCTTCTGTCTCTCCCTTGGTGCAACTCCCTTTCTTAACACATGGGATTTTCCCACGTATCTCCTTTTAACCCTTTTGTGCCTTTTCCTAGGAAATCTTAGAAAGGCAGAAACTTCTGGCCCGCATTTCCAGAAACCGAAATTATCTGCTTATGCTGGATGGACCTTCTTCACCTTTTTAGTCTTACTGGCCGGGAGTTATATCCTGTACCTGCCTTTCCATCTATCTTTTAAATCTCAGGTTCCTCTCAGTAGCCTCCGAATGGTTTCAAGCTCTCAACGGACCGGGGTGGCTTATTACCTCATTATCTATGGGTTTTTCTTGTTTATCCTGGTCACCTTTGCCTTCTGTAAATTCACACATATCCTAGGTTCCTTTACGCAAGATGTTCAAAGGACCCTGTGGGGAGGTCTTTTGTTATCCTTTCCCATCTTATACCTTGTCTTTAATACCTGGGTTATTCCTCTGACCTTGCCCCTTACCCTGTTATTTTTAGTATTAACCTTACAGGAGAGAGAAGCCTCTTCGCAATTTATCTATGGATTGATCTTCGTGGCTACGGCGATTTTGATAGGATGCGAGTTGATATATATTAAGGATTTTTACGCCCATCCCCTCGAACGGCAGAACACTATCTTCAAATTTTATTATCAGATTTGGATTTTCTTATCCATAGGGGTTCCTTATCTACTCTATGAGATCGATACCCAGGGGTTTTTGAAGGAAAAAGTCCGAATTTACTGGGATTATGTTTTCATGTTTTTGCTGGTAGCTCTGGTTATTTATCCCGTGGCCGCTACCTACGAGAAATGTAATCGATTCAAAGATTCAAAACATGGAGGCCTTCCCTATCTTCCAACCCTGGACGGTACCCTGTATATTCAATTTCGTTATCCTCAAGAGTATCGGGCTATAAAATGGCTAAAAGAAAACCTCTCCGGGCAACCTGTTATTTTAGAAGCCACCGGGAAACCTTATTCCTTCTATGGGAGGGTTTCCACCAATACAGGATTTCCAACTGTATTGGGTTGGGGGAATCATGAAGCTCTCTGGCGGGATCAAACCTGGAAATCCATTATGGAACGCACCCAGGACATTCAGACGATTTATACAGCTCCGGATAAGTCCACCGTTCAAGATTTATTAAAAAAATATCACATTCAGTACATTTACGTAGGTTCCCTGGAAAGGCAAACTTACAGCCCGGTGGGGTTGGAAGGATTTAACACCACCTTTGAGCCGGTTTATCATCAAGGTGAGGTGATTATTTATAAAGTTCCAGATACTTCTTCCTAA
- a CDS encoding leucyl aminopeptidase has protein sequence MKQILARTGKIHEESVDVLVLNFFEKTKDLTEPVKSLDQSLQGMIHRVLQGNNFKGKVLETQLIYLSKQGTDPTLTAKAVLLVGLGKKEEFNLETLRRAAGKAAKEISRKGFTSFATLLPGTGNPREAQALVEGTLLGLYKFDPYKSKKEEDAREIDRMILICTDEQRLAEVEEEIRTARIISGAVNFARDLINTPANILTPSELAHQARRMAETCRLRCQILTEKEISDLKMGALLAVAKGSEEPPRFVILEHDPKQAAIGKEPEGSSALGTIVLAGKGVTFDSGGISLKPSKGMYQMKTDMSGAAVVLGTLQAIALLDLPLHVVGLIGAAENLPSGKATKPGDVVTSLSGITIEILDTDAEGRLILADVLAYAKRYNPQAVIDLATLTGACAITLGRVAAAMMGNDKSLLDKIRQAGETSGERVWELPLWEDYRELAKSKIADLKNITEDVGAGTIMGGAFLSYFAEGFPWVHLDIANVARNFEEKPYIPEGGTGFGVRLLVEFLRSWKGSGLSQK, from the coding sequence ATGAAACAGATTCTGGCCAGAACAGGAAAGATCCACGAGGAGTCTGTGGACGTCCTCGTTTTGAATTTTTTTGAGAAAACGAAAGATCTCACAGAACCTGTCAAGTCCCTGGATCAATCCCTCCAGGGGATGATCCATCGGGTCTTGCAAGGAAACAACTTCAAAGGAAAGGTCCTGGAAACCCAACTGATTTATTTAAGCAAACAGGGAACCGATCCGACTCTCACTGCAAAAGCCGTTCTGCTTGTAGGGCTTGGAAAAAAAGAGGAATTTAATCTGGAAACCCTCCGTCGTGCGGCAGGTAAGGCTGCAAAAGAAATTTCAAGGAAGGGATTTACCAGTTTTGCGACTCTGCTTCCCGGAACAGGTAATCCCAGAGAAGCCCAGGCTTTGGTTGAAGGAACGTTACTGGGACTCTATAAATTTGATCCCTATAAGTCTAAGAAAGAAGAGGATGCCAGGGAGATAGATCGCATGATCCTTATCTGCACCGATGAGCAAAGGTTAGCAGAAGTAGAAGAGGAAATTCGTACGGCCCGGATTATCTCAGGAGCCGTTAACTTTGCTCGGGACTTGATTAATACGCCGGCGAATATCCTGACTCCCTCGGAGCTGGCCCATCAGGCCAGGCGGATGGCCGAAACCTGCCGTTTAAGATGTCAGATCCTGACGGAAAAAGAGATCTCAGATCTTAAAATGGGAGCTTTGTTAGCCGTTGCAAAGGGAAGCGAAGAGCCTCCCCGATTTGTAATTCTGGAACACGATCCGAAGCAAGCAGCAATCGGCAAAGAACCAGAGGGTAGTTCGGCTTTGGGTACCATAGTTTTAGCCGGTAAGGGTGTAACCTTTGATAGTGGGGGAATTTCTCTGAAACCCTCAAAGGGGATGTACCAGATGAAGACCGATATGTCCGGAGCCGCGGTTGTGTTAGGTACCCTGCAGGCTATAGCGCTGCTGGATCTCCCCCTTCACGTAGTGGGATTGATAGGAGCTGCCGAGAACCTCCCCAGTGGTAAAGCCACAAAACCCGGTGATGTCGTTACTTCCCTCTCCGGGATCACCATCGAAATTCTAGATACCGATGCGGAGGGTCGGTTGATCCTCGCGGACGTCCTGGCCTATGCTAAAAGATACAATCCCCAGGCCGTTATTGATCTGGCAACTCTTACCGGTGCCTGCGCCATTACCCTCGGTCGGGTTGCAGCCGCTATGATGGGAAATGATAAATCTCTTCTGGATAAGATCCGTCAGGCCGGAGAAACTTCCGGTGAACGGGTTTGGGAACTTCCTTTATGGGAGGATTACAGGGAATTGGCCAAGAGTAAGATAGCCGATCTAAAAAATATTACCGAAGATGTAGGAGCCGGTACGATTATGGGGGGAGCTTTCCTGAGCTATTTTGCCGAAGGTTTTCCCTGGGTTCACCTGGATATTGCCAATGTGGCCCGCAATTTTGAAGAGAAACCTTATATTCCTGAAGGAGGAACCGGTTTTGGAGTACGGTTGCTGGTTGAGTTCCTAAGAAGCTGGAAAGGAAGCGGATTAAGTCAAAAATAA
- a CDS encoding acyl-CoA thioesterase, translated as MQEPAIRVMMLPRDTNGFGTIFGGVILSYIDLAGGIEAHKYAPKRFVTKAMREVEFVAPVYVGDLVSFYAQVIRVGRTSLTVHVIVEAERGTSHKSKVRVTEAEVIYVAVDENGRPTPIMGD; from the coding sequence GTGCAAGAGCCAGCTATTCGCGTGATGATGCTCCCCCGGGATACCAACGGGTTTGGGACTATTTTTGGTGGGGTTATTTTGAGCTATATTGACCTGGCCGGGGGGATAGAGGCCCATAAATACGCTCCTAAAAGGTTTGTTACCAAGGCCATGCGGGAAGTAGAGTTTGTGGCCCCTGTATATGTGGGAGATCTGGTAAGTTTTTATGCCCAGGTCATTCGGGTAGGGCGCACCTCTTTAACGGTCCACGTTATAGTCGAAGCAGAACGTGGAACGAGTCATAAATCCAAGGTTAGGGTAACGGAGGCTGAAGTTATTTACGTGGCGGTCGATGAAAACGGTCGACCGACGCCTATTATGGGAGATTGA
- a CDS encoding WD40 repeat domain-containing protein: MIKVTCVAYSPDGNYLVASSSNSQVKIFEVQTGKEVMMLGGHYDAVYSVCYSPDGRYILSGSRDKSIRIWEAATGKALYSLKIHTADVFSVVYSPDGESIASGSRDRQVKICNLTTKEVKTLEGHTDQVFTVCYSPDGRYLASGGMDRKIRIWNVETEETQFILEGHLKHVKTLVYLEDGSYLASGSFDDSIKIWDTQTGREIHRLLGHTGSVMSLSYSPDGKHLASGGGKDDHSIRIWNLETGNLELLIKGHTKQVMSVSYSPDGNYLASGSFDDTIRIWDAKTGNLIKTLSPSDAG, translated from the coding sequence ATGATTAAAGTTACCTGTGTTGCTTATAGTCCAGATGGAAATTATCTGGTAGCCAGTAGTAGCAATAGCCAGGTAAAAATCTTTGAAGTTCAAACCGGCAAAGAAGTCATGATGTTGGGGGGACATTATGATGCGGTGTATAGCGTCTGTTACAGTCCAGATGGAAGGTACATCCTCAGTGGAAGTAGAGATAAAAGTATTCGAATATGGGAAGCGGCAACGGGTAAAGCATTATACAGCTTAAAAATCCATACGGCAGATGTATTCAGTGTAGTTTATAGTCCTGATGGAGAGAGTATAGCCAGTGGCAGTCGGGACAGGCAGGTTAAAATTTGTAATCTGACTACTAAAGAGGTAAAAACCCTGGAGGGTCATACAGATCAGGTCTTTACGGTTTGTTACAGTCCAGATGGCCGCTATTTAGCTAGTGGAGGAATGGATCGAAAGATCAGAATCTGGAATGTGGAAACGGAAGAGACCCAATTTATACTGGAAGGGCATTTAAAACATGTTAAAACCCTGGTTTATCTGGAAGATGGTTCCTATTTAGCCAGCGGAAGTTTTGATGATTCCATCAAAATATGGGATACCCAGACAGGAAGGGAAATTCACAGGCTGCTGGGTCATACGGGATCTGTGATGAGTCTTTCTTATAGCCCGGATGGAAAGCACCTGGCCAGTGGAGGGGGAAAGGATGATCATTCCATTCGAATCTGGAATCTTGAAACGGGAAACTTAGAGTTGTTAATTAAAGGGCATACCAAACAGGTTATGTCGGTTTCTTACAGCCCGGATGGTAATTATCTGGCCAGCGGCAGCTTCGACGATACTATTCGCATTTGGGACGCCAAAACCGGGAATCTGATCAAAACCCTCTCACCGAGTGATGCAGGGTAA
- a CDS encoding thiamine pyrophosphate-dependent enzyme: MKEGLKVGLSFEQTITVAPEEGITYLGPEYPSVFSTPSMIRLMEDTSRKLLEPYLDQGESSVGTAVNIRHLRPTPIGMKVTARSRLIEIRDRRCMFEVEAYNEREKIGEGFHERAIIDKKRFAAKAKPEQPTDSLSGKSYRMKGAEAVIQTLKAEGTEVIFGIPGVHALPLYDVLIDYPEIRHIQTMHEQGAGFMADAYARVTGKPGVCLITPGPGGGNVITPAMEAYASSSPVLILMAQIHSKLVDSGKGGVHEVKDHYNLFKSVTRWNHRVKSVEEIPSVIREAFKKLKTQRPGPVQIEIPTDILSSEGQITIPEKVPWTRRSGDPQKIKEAIDILHQVRNPLILAGGGTIRSGAELEIRELAERLSAPVITTFQGKGILPEDHPLALGCINGLLIYRGNPVKSPFVQKFLSKVDCLMIIGTKLGEATTDNWRLPLPVRRIQIDLDEKEIGKNYPVEVGIVGDARQVLAEILKELKEKNLSRVSEWEEVQNTVTELKKEIEGLLKSGRREKELQIVWDLQEVLEPDAIVANDMTIMTYWTGRYFKVRRPRTFLYPYGSTTLGFGLPAAIGAKVAYPDRQVIALCGDGGFMFTCQELATAVKYQLNIPILIFNDRSYGVLKGFQEIRYGRSFEVDLYTPDFVKFAEAFGARGIRLKDPSELKSALKEALYSNFTTIIEIPGTFQVPWLSLE, encoded by the coding sequence ATGAAAGAAGGACTTAAAGTTGGATTAAGTTTTGAACAGACGATTACCGTAGCACCTGAAGAGGGAATCACGTACTTAGGTCCCGAGTATCCCTCGGTTTTCTCGACTCCTTCCATGATCAGACTCATGGAAGATACCTCCAGGAAGCTCTTAGAGCCCTATTTAGATCAAGGAGAAAGTTCTGTGGGAACAGCCGTGAATATCAGACACCTGAGACCAACCCCGATAGGAATGAAGGTTACGGCCAGATCCCGGTTGATCGAGATCCGTGATAGACGCTGTATGTTCGAAGTAGAAGCCTATAACGAAAGGGAAAAAATCGGGGAAGGATTCCATGAACGGGCGATTATCGATAAAAAGAGGTTTGCAGCCAAAGCAAAACCGGAACAACCAACAGATAGCCTGTCAGGGAAATCCTATCGGATGAAGGGAGCAGAGGCAGTTATTCAAACCCTGAAGGCAGAGGGGACCGAAGTTATTTTTGGGATTCCTGGAGTTCATGCACTACCTCTTTATGATGTGTTGATAGATTACCCCGAGATCCGTCACATTCAGACTATGCACGAACAGGGAGCCGGATTTATGGCCGATGCCTATGCAAGGGTAACCGGAAAACCGGGCGTTTGTTTAATAACCCCGGGTCCAGGGGGAGGTAATGTCATTACCCCGGCTATGGAAGCCTACGCGAGCTCTTCTCCGGTCTTAATTCTCATGGCACAAATTCATTCTAAGTTGGTGGATAGCGGAAAAGGAGGGGTTCATGAAGTTAAAGATCATTATAATCTGTTTAAATCGGTTACCCGATGGAATCATCGCGTGAAGTCAGTGGAGGAAATCCCTTCCGTGATCCGGGAAGCCTTCAAAAAATTAAAAACCCAGAGACCCGGGCCGGTACAGATCGAAATTCCCACAGATATTCTAAGTAGCGAAGGTCAGATAACTATCCCGGAGAAGGTTCCGTGGACGAGGAGATCCGGTGATCCCCAAAAGATTAAAGAGGCGATAGACATCTTACATCAAGTTAGAAATCCTTTAATTTTAGCCGGCGGTGGAACGATTCGATCAGGGGCTGAGTTAGAAATCCGTGAGCTTGCAGAACGGTTGAGTGCTCCGGTTATAACAACCTTTCAGGGAAAGGGAATCCTCCCCGAAGATCACCCTCTGGCCCTGGGTTGTATAAATGGACTCCTTATCTATAGAGGAAATCCGGTGAAGAGTCCCTTCGTACAGAAATTTCTATCTAAAGTCGATTGTTTAATGATCATTGGGACAAAACTGGGTGAAGCGACCACCGATAATTGGCGGTTACCTTTACCGGTGCGAAGGATCCAGATTGACCTGGATGAGAAAGAGATCGGAAAAAACTATCCGGTCGAGGTAGGTATTGTGGGGGATGCCAGACAAGTTTTGGCAGAAATCTTGAAGGAACTAAAAGAAAAAAATCTATCTCGAGTCTCTGAATGGGAAGAAGTACAAAATACGGTGACTGAGTTGAAAAAGGAAATTGAAGGGCTTCTCAAGTCGGGCCGTCGGGAAAAAGAACTCCAGATAGTTTGGGATCTCCAAGAGGTTTTAGAGCCAGATGCCATTGTGGCCAATGATATGACCATTATGACTTACTGGACTGGGCGGTATTTTAAAGTACGTCGGCCACGGACGTTCTTATATCCTTATGGTTCTACCACCTTGGGGTTTGGCTTACCTGCTGCAATTGGAGCTAAAGTGGCCTATCCTGACCGACAGGTTATAGCCCTTTGTGGAGATGGGGGGTTTATGTTTACTTGCCAGGAACTGGCTACAGCAGTCAAATATCAGCTAAATATTCCCATACTAATTTTTAACGACAGAAGCTATGGGGTTCTCAAGGGTTTTCAAGAAATTCGATATGGTCGTAGCTTTGAGGTAGATCTCTATACCCCTGATTTTGTAAAGTTTGCAGAAGCTTTTGGGGCGCGAGGAATTCGATTAAAGGATCCTTCAGAACTAAAATCTGCCCTTAAAGAGGCTCTATATTCGAATTTTACAACTATTATTGAAATTCCTGGAACTTTTCAGGTCCCCTGGCTATCTTTAGAATAA
- a CDS encoding class I SAM-dependent methyltransferase gives MKQHPIFAATYNWIMIPQEWLGLGKQRQKVVSAAKGKVLELGIGTGLNLPYYRDVEKVVGIDPEPHMLERAYRELKRASVSVELIRCSAEDLPFKNSSFDTVISTLVFCSIPEVDKATREVHRVLKPAGTFRFLEHVRTKTPILAKVQDALTPGWKKLCAGCHLNRETLSIFRRNGFEIMELQSVVYDVVLRGMAKPQRIS, from the coding sequence ATGAAACAACATCCTATTTTTGCAGCTACCTATAACTGGATTATGATTCCGCAAGAGTGGTTGGGTCTTGGGAAGCAGAGACAAAAAGTGGTCTCGGCTGCAAAGGGAAAAGTCTTAGAACTGGGGATTGGAACGGGATTAAACCTTCCTTATTATCGGGACGTCGAGAAAGTCGTAGGGATTGATCCAGAACCCCATATGCTTGAAAGGGCCTATAGGGAGTTAAAAAGGGCTTCCGTATCAGTTGAGCTTATCCGGTGTAGTGCCGAAGACCTTCCCTTCAAAAATTCTAGCTTTGATACGGTTATATCAACGTTGGTCTTCTGTTCAATTCCGGAGGTAGATAAAGCAACCAGAGAAGTTCATAGGGTCTTAAAACCTGCCGGAACCTTTAGATTTCTGGAGCATGTCAGGACCAAAACCCCGATTTTGGCTAAAGTTCAGGATGCCTTAACTCCGGGTTGGAAAAAACTCTGTGCCGGTTGTCATCTGAATCGGGAGACTCTGTCCATTTTCCGACGAAACGGTTTTGAGATTATGGAATTACAGAGCGTCGTATACGATGTGGTATTACGAGGTATGGCTAAACCCCAGAGGATCTCCTAA
- a CDS encoding ferritin-like domain-containing protein has protein sequence MDIETFVKELEASNNELLDQLRAMDARKAFGEGNLDVRDLLKIALKNEIEAAEIAARWIGTTPQAEVKLAFARQVGDEAKHYRLIEQRLKELGVDLTGFDPLAQGYSLLFQYLTTLTDTVERVAAGQFTRESIALIKNQQFIDFCESIGDQATAGLYRDIIQPDERFHHELGRRLLLKYALTPEQQEQARRAAARTLELAEELQDLAWTRARIHHAPGC, from the coding sequence ATGGATATAGAAACTTTTGTAAAAGAACTGGAAGCGTCTAACAATGAACTCTTAGATCAGCTAAGGGCTATGGATGCCCGTAAAGCTTTTGGAGAAGGAAATCTGGATGTTAGAGACCTTTTAAAAATTGCCCTTAAAAACGAGATCGAGGCTGCAGAAATTGCGGCCAGGTGGATAGGAACTACCCCTCAGGCGGAAGTAAAACTGGCCTTTGCTCGTCAGGTAGGTGATGAAGCGAAGCATTACCGGTTAATCGAACAGCGACTCAAGGAGTTGGGGGTAGATCTTACCGGATTTGATCCTCTGGCCCAGGGATATAGCCTCCTGTTTCAGTATTTGACAACCCTTACAGATACCGTTGAACGTGTAGCCGCAGGACAATTTACCCGAGAATCGATTGCCCTTATTAAGAACCAACAATTCATTGATTTTTGCGAATCTATAGGAGATCAGGCAACCGCCGGTCTTTACCGGGATATCATCCAACCGGATGAGCGGTTTCACCACGAGCTGGGTCGACGTCTTTTGCTAAAATACGCTTTAACGCCTGAACAGCAGGAACAGGCCCGACGTGCGGCGGCACGTACTTTAGAATTAGCCGAAGAACTCCAGGACCTTGCCTGGACCAGGGCCAGGATCCATCACGCCCCGGGATGCTGA